One genomic window of Trichlorobacter lovleyi includes the following:
- a CDS encoding tetratricopeptide repeat protein, translated as MSLHHNRGRAAAWYRLGTIKLNRNRLDEAADCFRQALAQAPGFAAGWHNLAHTYQKMQQHDEALICYRRALYCCPDDPCSLNNMGVLLRDMGRLDESLDLFERLITCHPTDGDGHWNRALSLLMAGDYATGWLEYEWRFQRTRPVPIFDPGTPRWQGEPLEGKTILLCCEQGYGDSIQFIRFAPLLADWGATVLVRCPDRSLADLLSGAPGIHQALIPGDQIPDHDFWSPLLSLPLHLAAIRENLPQPPYLFADSRSDLPDLSQDRLTIGLVWSGRSTDPYRACPARMLASLRRFVGQVSFFSLQLNAQESDLSLLQDLLKITDLSHLLVDFQATASIMAQLDLIICIDSAPAHLAGALGREVWLLAHHSPDWRWGLNRSDSDWYPTMRIFRQASPGLWERTVEDMVEALEHRLAGSSPNIPTSTAKDLIAIGDRLREQEQWSSACHCYRRAAEREPDNFLARLCTGGCLIFLNRPHEAADWFRQAIALQPDYPDAHINLGLALLSCGCHVEGWREFDWRCQRMLQHLPPIPCLPELDTDSTLTGKTVLIHTEQGYGDTLQFLRYLPTLAATGASIVISVPPHLVRLVSSMGGAIQVIAHGELLPQADFQLPLLSLPQRLSRRSLEISAASYLKADPMLRTDWQQRLAEAEHFKVGLVWRGSDLGKSGYRRALTTDLLAPFTWIDGVKLYSLQLGATAEELKQLPGIVDLTPHITDFSDTAAIMTTLDLVISVDTATAHLAGALGVRCWVPLLFSPDWRWYPLQEQGSCWYLTITAFRQTIPGRWEPVITAIASTLQGEALLYKGHQLGRLGKRKEAIAVFRKATELPDKNGPALLNLGIYLRADSELLLAKEALLKATEADPSYPEAWQNLGLVHQDLLELPEAYLCLKRALALRPDYATARWNFALLQLLLGDYTEGFRNFESRFTKLGAVARLHADIPAWDGANPAEKTILIHAEQGYGDTIQFVRYIPELIDAGAHVVLEVQDTKLRELCRSTSTFTQVIVRGDTLPQVNLQAPLLSLPHLLGSSIATIQRKIPYLSADKDKTALWKSRLPDDKRRKIGICWKGRPIPDPKRSIPFSELCSLWALPDVTWVSLQMEPDDAAELPDCMLDLTDKIRDFSDTAALMSCLDLVISIDSAVAHLAGALGMKAIILLPFSSDWRWTCDQEGTPWYPTLRLARQTSPQAWNTPIHTARNIIESGTLQ; from the coding sequence ATGAGTTTACACCACAACCGCGGGAGGGCGGCGGCATGGTACCGACTGGGCACGATCAAGCTTAATCGCAACCGGCTGGATGAGGCGGCAGACTGTTTTCGCCAGGCACTCGCACAGGCGCCTGGCTTTGCAGCTGGCTGGCACAACCTGGCTCACACCTACCAGAAGATGCAGCAGCACGACGAGGCCCTGATCTGCTATCGCCGTGCCTTGTATTGCTGCCCGGATGACCCCTGCAGCCTCAACAATATGGGGGTACTCCTGCGTGACATGGGACGACTTGACGAATCACTGGATCTGTTTGAAAGGCTCATCACCTGCCATCCTACTGACGGAGATGGCCACTGGAACCGCGCCCTAAGCTTACTAATGGCAGGAGATTACGCTACAGGATGGCTGGAGTATGAGTGGCGTTTCCAGCGTACCCGCCCAGTTCCGATATTCGACCCGGGCACCCCCCGTTGGCAGGGGGAACCGTTGGAAGGCAAGACGATCCTGCTCTGCTGTGAGCAGGGATATGGAGACAGCATCCAGTTTATCCGGTTCGCCCCCCTGCTTGCCGACTGGGGAGCAACTGTGCTGGTGCGTTGCCCTGACCGATCCCTTGCCGATCTCTTATCAGGAGCCCCCGGCATTCATCAGGCCCTCATACCCGGCGACCAGATCCCCGATCATGACTTCTGGAGCCCCCTGCTCAGCCTGCCGCTCCATCTTGCGGCCATCCGCGAAAACCTGCCGCAACCACCCTATCTCTTTGCTGATTCACGCTCTGACCTGCCCGATCTCTCACAAGATCGCCTCACCATAGGACTGGTCTGGTCAGGACGCAGCACCGACCCCTATCGGGCCTGCCCTGCCAGAATGCTCGCATCGTTACGCCGTTTTGTCGGGCAGGTTTCATTTTTTTCACTGCAGTTGAATGCACAGGAGTCGGACCTGTCGCTACTGCAGGATCTCCTCAAGATAACCGACCTGTCGCATCTGCTTGTCGATTTTCAGGCAACAGCGTCCATCATGGCCCAGCTCGACCTGATCATCTGCATAGACAGTGCCCCGGCACACCTCGCTGGCGCCCTGGGGCGCGAAGTCTGGCTGCTGGCGCACCATAGCCCGGATTGGCGTTGGGGCCTGAACCGCAGCGACTCCGACTGGTATCCAACCATGCGTATCTTTCGCCAGGCTAGCCCGGGGCTCTGGGAGCGCACGGTTGAGGATATGGTAGAAGCCCTTGAACATCGGCTGGCAGGAAGCTCTCCCAATATCCCGACATCAACGGCAAAAGACCTGATCGCCATCGGTGATCGGCTTCGCGAGCAGGAACAATGGTCTTCAGCCTGTCATTGTTACCGTCGGGCAGCAGAACGAGAGCCAGACAACTTCCTTGCCCGACTTTGTACGGGAGGCTGCCTGATCTTCCTTAACCGCCCGCATGAGGCTGCAGACTGGTTCCGGCAGGCCATTGCACTACAACCTGATTATCCAGATGCCCATATCAATCTGGGGTTGGCACTGCTCTCCTGCGGATGCCACGTCGAAGGTTGGCGTGAATTTGACTGGCGCTGCCAGCGCATGCTCCAGCATCTGCCGCCGATCCCCTGCCTGCCTGAGCTGGATACCGACAGCACCCTTACCGGCAAAACAGTCCTGATCCACACCGAACAGGGCTACGGCGACACCCTTCAGTTTCTGCGCTATCTGCCGACCCTTGCTGCCACTGGTGCCAGCATCGTCATCAGCGTGCCGCCCCACCTGGTTCGGCTGGTCAGCTCAATGGGGGGCGCCATCCAGGTCATCGCCCATGGTGAACTGCTGCCCCAGGCAGACTTTCAGCTCCCGCTTCTTTCCCTGCCGCAGCGGCTGTCCCGCAGAAGCTTGGAAATTTCCGCTGCCTCCTATCTCAAAGCAGACCCAATGTTACGCACCGATTGGCAACAACGTCTCGCTGAAGCCGAGCACTTCAAGGTCGGACTGGTCTGGCGCGGCAGCGATCTGGGAAAGAGTGGCTATCGGCGGGCACTGACAACCGATCTTCTGGCACCGTTCACCTGGATCGACGGGGTCAAGCTGTACAGTCTCCAACTGGGCGCAACAGCGGAGGAATTGAAGCAACTACCTGGCATCGTCGACCTGACCCCACACATCACTGACTTCTCAGACACCGCCGCAATCATGACCACGCTCGACCTAGTGATCAGCGTTGATACAGCAACCGCACATCTAGCTGGCGCCCTGGGGGTACGCTGCTGGGTGCCGCTACTATTCTCCCCGGATTGGCGCTGGTATCCGCTTCAGGAACAGGGCAGCTGCTGGTATCTTACCATAACCGCCTTTCGCCAAACGATACCGGGAAGGTGGGAACCCGTTATTACGGCCATTGCATCTACTCTACAGGGCGAGGCGTTACTGTACAAAGGGCATCAGCTGGGTAGATTAGGGAAGCGAAAAGAGGCCATTGCCGTTTTCCGCAAAGCGACTGAACTACCAGACAAAAATGGACCAGCTCTACTAAACCTGGGTATCTACCTGCGTGCCGATAGCGAGCTGCTACTGGCAAAAGAGGCACTACTCAAAGCGACCGAAGCCGATCCAAGCTACCCCGAGGCGTGGCAGAATCTTGGCTTGGTGCATCAAGACCTGCTGGAACTGCCCGAGGCGTACCTCTGCCTGAAGCGGGCCCTTGCCCTGCGACCGGATTATGCCACCGCCCGCTGGAATTTTGCCCTGCTACAACTACTACTGGGTGATTATACCGAAGGCTTCCGCAACTTTGAATCACGCTTCACCAAGCTCGGCGCTGTCGCACGACTGCATGCAGACATTCCAGCCTGGGACGGTGCCAACCCTGCCGAAAAGACTATTCTGATTCATGCCGAGCAAGGGTATGGCGACACCATCCAGTTTGTCCGTTACATCCCAGAACTGATTGACGCCGGAGCACACGTTGTGCTGGAGGTCCAAGACACTAAACTACGTGAACTCTGCCGTTCTACCAGCACGTTTACGCAGGTGATTGTCCGTGGCGACACACTGCCACAGGTTAACTTGCAGGCGCCTCTCCTATCGCTACCCCATCTTCTCGGCAGCAGCATTGCCACCATTCAGCGCAAGATTCCCTATCTTTCTGCCGATAAAGATAAAACAGCCCTATGGAAAAGCCGGCTTCCTGATGACAAGCGGCGAAAAATTGGCATCTGCTGGAAGGGGCGGCCGATTCCGGATCCGAAACGTTCAATACCGTTCAGCGAGTTGTGCTCGCTCTGGGCCCTCCCTGATGTGACCTGGGTTTCACTGCAGATGGAGCCGGATGACGCAGCAGAGCTACCGGATTGCATGCTTGACCTGACCGATAAAATCAGAGACTTTTCAGATACCGCAGCCCTGATGAGTTGCCTGGATTTGGTCATCAGCATTGACTCAGCCGTCGCCCACCTTGCTGGAGCTCTGGGCATGAAGGCTATTATCCTGC